The sequence GCCACCGGCTCAACACCGGCGGCAACCGGGCGCTGAACTCGGTCCTGCACACGATCGCGATCTGCCAGATCCGCGACGGCGGCCGCGGCCAGGAGTACTACCAGCGCAAGATCGCCGAGGGAAAGACCCCGTCCGAGGCGCGGCGGGCCGTCAAGCGGCTCCTGTCCAACGTCCTCTACCGGATCATGAAACGCGACCATCGGACCCAACTCGCCGCAGCCGCTTGACACACAGAGGCGCTATCAGGTCACGTCCGTCCGGCGGCAGCGCTTGCTGCGTGCCCGGCCGGGCGGTCGACAGATCAACGCCAGGACACTCATGGGGTCAGTCATAAGCAAGAGTCAGACCGCCTCAGCCGGGGCTACCCGATCCTTTCGGGATCCGGTGCGAAAAGACTGACAGTCGTAAGCGTCCCCGGCGCTCCCAGCCGACGGCCTGATGCCCTCGATGAGCAGGTGCTCTCCCGCAGTGCCCGTCAGGCCGTGTCCGCATCCAGAGCTGCCCGCGATGCCTGGCGCTCCAACGCCTCCTGAACCAGCGCTCCCGCCGGCTGCCGAACCCTCGCGTGGACCGCCCCCGCGGTCCAGAAGTGGATCGTCCCGAAGCGAACCTCGAAGAGAGCGCGGCAAAAGATGTCGGCCCTCGTGCCTGGGGCACAGGGCGGTCGCGCAGGTCACGGCCCGGCTCAGGGCAGTGGTACGGCGTGCAGGCAGGTGTGCTGGCCCGCGGCCCGTCGCGGTGGACACCGGGCGGGCCACGTCGCCGGTGATCGCGACCCGGAGGGCGCCGGCCTCGTCCTGGTAGATCGGTGTGCCGTCGGCCGTCACCTCGCCGGTGGCGTGGACGATGACGACCTCGGGCGGGCCGTGCCGGCCAGGCGGCCCGGGCATGGTCACCGCGTAGCGTGAGGGCCTGTCCATGGCCGGCTCACCCGCCCGCGCCGGCCACGGGGCGGCACGGACGCTTCCGAACAGGGCGAGGACCTCGTTGACGCCGGTTATCTTCAGCAGGCGCCTGGCCTGTGCCGGCAGCGCGGCCAGAGTCAGCTCCACCCCGGCCGCCTCGGCGGCGCCTCGGATCCCGAGCAACGCGTTCACGGTGGTGGAATCGCAGAACGCCGGGGCCGCCATGTGGACGACCAGCCGCGTGGGGCGATCGGCCACCGCGCGCGTGCTCCAGCGCCCGGCGCTGGTCCTGGTCGACCTCGCCTGCGAGGTGGAGGAGCTGGGCGCTCCCGCCGGTTCTCGTGGTCGTGATCCGCAGTGGCAATCCGGTGGGGACGGTGTTCTCGGCTCGCACGCCGTGTCCGGCAGACATGGGCAGCCCCTCCTGGTGATGAGCCTGCTCTGGCCGGGCGGTTTCGTCCAGGGCACCGCGTTGACGGAGCGGACACGGAGCGCGCGACGGAGCCTGCAGGAATCTGTCCATAGGCTCCGCCCGCGGCTGCAGGGGAGGTTGCCGGTCCGGTCAGCTGTCCGTGGTGGGCTCCTGGTCGTGCTGGGAGCGGCGGAGTTGTTCGTTGAGGCGTAGGGCTTCTTCGAGTTGGTCTTCGAGGATGACGATGCGGCAGGCGGCTTCGATGGGGGTGCCCTGGTCGACGAGGTCGCGGGCGCGCATGGCGATGCGTAGTTGGTAGCGGGAGTAGCGGCGGTGGCCGCCGTCGGAGCGCAGTGGGGTGATGAGGCGGTGTTCGCCGAGTGCTCGCAGGAAGCCGGGGGTGGTGCCGGTCATCTCGGCGGCGCGGCCCATGGTGTAGGCGGGGTAGTCGTCGTCGTCGAGTTTGTCGGGTGTGTCGGGGCTGGCCGTTGTAGTCACTGCACCTCTCTGGTTCTCGGGGAGAACGCGTCGAGGGGCCCCGGCGCCGTGTCGGCTCCGGGGCCCCGAAGGGGAACAACACCATCTACCGGCCTTGGCCGGTCCTGTTACTTCCGCACTGCC comes from Streptomyces sp. TLI_235 and encodes:
- a CDS encoding DNA-binding transcriptional MerR regulator, whose protein sequence is MTTTASPDTPDKLDDDDYPAYTMGRAAEMTGTTPGFLRALGEHRLITPLRSDGGHRRYSRYQLRIAMRARDLVDQGTPIEAACRIVILEDQLEEALRLNEQLRRSQHDQEPTTDS